The following are from one region of the Cyanobium gracile PCC 6307 genome:
- a CDS encoding VapE domain-containing protein produces the protein MLCSTHQHHITGKPPEHRRSVYRGLGDGWISQELSPEELIDTLTVVGEAIAPGQYQPGRHEIDNRDGDGGDRIWIPIPEETPGATARKSRETFLRSNIYFVDYDNDPEKGDGLSWEAAKTEPLFIESALFAYTTPNHLTQGKGDRFRVVFRLDETITDVDTYISHHREMCSFLSPGFDRSMGPAQCVFGNPGALVHVFDLGNTLTVRRHSGSTNEGQHHSLSGRCGDLDRLRSTLELINSDCDHNTWKQVGSAVRNLTSTDEEAGLDVWLWWCEKDGYPGFNHDHCAGFFRRLSPEPEHGGWGRLESLAGIEYEEPVVEPPLTPEEAIELFGTWPGGFSITSTLALASTSEQIVEADSIGALKIDSTSGKKILCLTSRSTPIDMTYAKTSRIRSNHLLPLFRVLQHEHHLSYDVVKRMVYIDDAPIPELNLKTMYLALSEEHDMVFPREETAEVIMRLALENQFDPFEREMLRIEREAEPIDISSLSSRYLGTTNPLYDTFLEKWLVAFVGRQLHPGLYYRNMPVLKGAQNIGKDAMGQILAGEGNWMSVGSNVSFDNRDFLLAAHSKNLLNFAELEVTTKRVVEGALKDFLSSREDTFAPKYSNQATTTPRRFSYWGSCNRDDFLTDLTGNSRFHVIPVEFDRTKGEMINLERLKSERNGILARAIELFREWQAGRYDLELSKEEMSQSEGMNREYIEESVYLEALSEAFKGRTTIKIGEAYVALDLSARDQANRQITNQVKAALVQLGFNQLKSPVKDRNRRNHKVWVREGHKPDANEVVERGGSHFASLVEESNHPADF, from the coding sequence TTGCTGTGCTCAACCCACCAGCACCACATCACCGGCAAGCCACCGGAGCACCGGAGGAGCGTCTATCGGGGCCTGGGAGACGGCTGGATCAGCCAAGAGCTTTCCCCTGAGGAGTTGATCGATACCCTCACGGTGGTTGGCGAGGCTATCGCCCCTGGTCAATATCAGCCCGGACGCCATGAGATCGACAATCGAGACGGCGACGGAGGCGATCGGATCTGGATCCCGATACCTGAGGAGACTCCGGGGGCCACGGCCCGCAAGTCTCGGGAGACTTTTCTCAGATCAAACATCTACTTTGTGGACTACGACAACGACCCCGAGAAGGGAGACGGCCTGAGTTGGGAAGCAGCTAAGACAGAGCCGCTGTTCATTGAGTCGGCCCTGTTCGCCTATACAACCCCCAACCACCTGACCCAAGGCAAGGGAGACCGATTCCGTGTCGTCTTCCGGCTGGACGAAACCATCACCGATGTGGACACCTACATCAGCCACCACCGAGAAATGTGTTCGTTCCTGAGTCCTGGATTCGATCGGTCGATGGGTCCGGCCCAGTGCGTCTTCGGGAATCCTGGGGCCCTGGTTCACGTCTTCGACCTGGGCAACACCCTCACTGTGCGGCGCCACTCTGGTTCAACCAACGAGGGTCAGCATCACAGCCTATCGGGGCGCTGTGGGGATCTGGACCGACTCAGATCGACCCTGGAGCTCATCAACAGCGACTGCGACCACAACACCTGGAAGCAAGTCGGCTCGGCGGTCCGAAACCTCACCTCAACCGATGAGGAGGCCGGACTCGATGTCTGGCTCTGGTGGTGTGAGAAGGATGGGTACCCCGGCTTCAACCACGACCACTGTGCCGGCTTCTTTCGTCGGCTGAGCCCTGAGCCCGAGCACGGAGGTTGGGGACGGCTGGAGAGTCTGGCTGGGATCGAGTACGAGGAGCCCGTGGTTGAGCCACCTCTGACGCCGGAGGAGGCCATCGAGCTATTCGGCACCTGGCCTGGGGGATTCAGCATCACCAGCACCTTGGCTCTGGCTTCAACCAGTGAGCAGATCGTGGAGGCTGACTCCATTGGGGCCCTGAAGATTGATTCAACCAGCGGCAAGAAGATACTTTGTCTCACCTCAAGATCTACCCCCATCGACATGACCTACGCCAAGACATCAAGGATTCGGAGTAACCACCTGTTGCCGCTGTTCCGGGTGCTCCAGCACGAACATCACCTCAGCTACGACGTGGTGAAGCGGATGGTCTACATCGACGATGCGCCGATCCCTGAGCTCAACCTCAAGACGATGTATCTGGCTCTCAGTGAAGAGCACGACATGGTGTTCCCACGGGAGGAAACTGCCGAGGTCATCATGCGGCTGGCCTTGGAGAATCAGTTCGACCCCTTCGAGCGGGAGATGCTGAGGATCGAGCGGGAGGCTGAACCAATCGACATCTCGAGCCTGAGCAGCCGTTACCTGGGCACAACGAACCCGTTATATGACACCTTCCTTGAGAAGTGGCTGGTTGCGTTTGTCGGCCGTCAGCTTCACCCAGGTTTGTACTACCGAAACATGCCGGTTCTGAAGGGTGCCCAGAACATCGGCAAGGACGCCATGGGGCAAATCTTGGCTGGTGAAGGCAACTGGATGAGTGTTGGCAGCAACGTGAGCTTCGACAACCGGGACTTCCTGCTGGCTGCTCACTCGAAGAACCTGCTGAACTTCGCTGAGTTGGAGGTCACAACCAAGCGGGTTGTCGAGGGTGCCCTCAAGGACTTCCTGAGTTCAAGAGAGGATACTTTTGCCCCGAAGTATTCCAACCAGGCTACAACCACCCCAAGGCGATTCAGCTACTGGGGAAGCTGCAACAGAGACGACTTCCTGACTGACCTTACCGGGAACAGTCGATTCCACGTGATCCCTGTCGAATTCGATCGAACCAAGGGAGAGATGATCAACCTGGAGCGGCTGAAGTCGGAACGGAATGGGATCCTGGCTCGGGCCATCGAGTTGTTCCGGGAGTGGCAAGCTGGTCGATATGACCTGGAGCTCTCAAAGGAGGAGATGAGCCAGAGTGAGGGGATGAACCGGGAATACATCGAGGAGAGTGTCTATCTGGAAGCCCTGAGCGAGGCCTTCAAGGGTCGAACCACCATCAAGATCGGTGAGGCCTACGTGGCGTTGGATCTGAGTGCCCGAGATCAGGCTAACCGTCAGATCACCAACCAAGTCAAGGCGGCGCTGGTTCAGCTTGGGTTCAACCAGTTGAAGTCACCGGTCAAGGATCGGAATCGACGGAACCACAAGGTATGGGTTCGTGAAGGCCACAAGCCTGACGCCAACGAGGTGGTCGAGAGAGGCGGTTCACATTTTGCTTCCTTGGTCGAAGAGTCCAACCATCCGGCCGACTTCTGA
- a CDS encoding recombinase family protein, translating to MEWIAYHRVSTDRQGQSGLGLEAQRAKVNQLAAERRAVVVAEFVEVESGRKADRPQLAAALKEARKRSAAVVVAKLDRLARDAEFVLRLSREAEANGLAGFVFADLPDVDGTTSAGRLILSVMASVAEFEARRISERTKEALKAAKARGVKLGGVNSGTITSNQAARDRAQGSAERLRGVLRPLVDSGLSLRAIAEALEGAGVVTKQGNRLSPTQVKRLVKRLG from the coding sequence GTGGAGTGGATCGCGTACCACCGGGTCAGCACCGACCGGCAGGGTCAAAGCGGCCTGGGTCTGGAGGCCCAACGAGCCAAGGTGAACCAGTTGGCTGCCGAGCGTCGGGCTGTTGTGGTGGCAGAGTTCGTGGAGGTGGAGTCAGGCCGGAAGGCAGATAGACCTCAACTGGCTGCAGCACTCAAGGAGGCCCGGAAGCGATCCGCTGCTGTGGTCGTGGCCAAGCTGGACAGGCTGGCTCGGGATGCTGAGTTTGTCCTGAGGCTGAGCAGGGAGGCTGAAGCCAACGGACTGGCTGGGTTCGTTTTCGCCGATCTCCCCGACGTGGATGGAACCACCAGCGCAGGTCGGCTGATCCTGAGCGTCATGGCCTCGGTGGCTGAGTTCGAAGCCCGCCGGATCAGTGAGCGAACCAAGGAGGCTCTGAAGGCCGCAAAGGCTCGGGGTGTGAAGCTCGGTGGGGTCAACTCGGGGACCATCACCTCCAACCAGGCTGCTCGAGATCGGGCCCAAGGATCGGCTGAGAGGCTGCGTGGGGTGCTGAGGCCCCTGGTTGATTCGGGGCTGTCGTTGCGGGCCATTGCTGAGGCCCTTGAGGGTGCTGGGGTGGTCACGAAGCAGGGAAACCGGCTCAGTCCTACTCAGGTGAAGCGGCTGGTCAAGCGACTCGGGTAG
- a CDS encoding tyrosine-type recombinase/integrase produces MAYRKHGSYVRRGRAGFQLQRGVPQDIQSAIGKSQWKEPGGKTLREAQARVPGFLHRTDQAIAIARGEAKLSTDEMIDAIPQRFDLADPGVVEALSSGIDVELGDRTMTMVQAERMRRILYREVAPREHRTAGELIDLASRLKRPAARTREGWQKALDRFLAFAGVAYPTSATTAQAVAFRTHLLETLAPSTVSVTLAYLAGLWSVLVEVEPSREHIFKGLTKRIRVKASASHLQRVREAEAIVPVDQWPTQPCEMMVIFRTLLLTGCRLGEACGLRGGDIKSDRILIRSHELRPLKTAASEREVPLHPELSPLLQPLGGKPGVIWPRQRNEATGRWGVNLAKPCRRITGVSPHGLRHRAVTKLREAGFNEAVIGRLLGHTPNTITGGYGSVPWDKLVEAVAVLR; encoded by the coding sequence GTGGCTTATCGGAAGCATGGCAGCTACGTCAGGAGGGGGCGGGCAGGGTTCCAGCTGCAGCGGGGCGTCCCCCAAGACATCCAGTCAGCGATCGGCAAGAGCCAGTGGAAGGAGCCAGGGGGCAAGACCCTCAGGGAGGCACAGGCTCGGGTTCCAGGCTTCCTCCACCGCACGGATCAGGCCATCGCCATTGCCCGAGGTGAGGCCAAGCTGTCCACGGACGAGATGATCGACGCCATCCCTCAGCGGTTTGATCTTGCCGATCCAGGTGTGGTTGAAGCCCTGTCGTCGGGGATCGATGTTGAGCTGGGGGACCGGACGATGACGATGGTCCAAGCAGAACGCATGCGCCGGATCCTCTACCGAGAGGTGGCCCCACGAGAGCACCGCACCGCAGGGGAGCTGATCGACCTTGCGTCCAGACTGAAGCGGCCCGCTGCACGTACCCGAGAGGGCTGGCAGAAGGCATTGGATCGCTTCCTCGCGTTTGCCGGAGTGGCTTACCCAACCTCAGCCACAACGGCTCAGGCTGTCGCCTTCCGTACCCATCTGCTGGAGACGCTGGCCCCCTCAACCGTTTCCGTCACCCTTGCCTATCTGGCTGGCTTGTGGTCGGTTCTGGTTGAGGTTGAGCCATCAAGGGAACATATCTTCAAGGGATTAACTAAACGAATCAGGGTCAAGGCTTCAGCCTCTCATCTCCAACGTGTCCGTGAGGCTGAGGCGATCGTTCCAGTCGACCAGTGGCCCACGCAACCCTGCGAGATGATGGTGATCTTCAGGACTCTGCTCCTTACCGGTTGTCGTCTTGGTGAAGCATGTGGCCTACGGGGAGGGGACATAAAGTCGGATCGGATCCTCATCAGATCCCACGAGCTACGGCCACTCAAGACAGCAGCATCGGAGCGAGAGGTTCCCTTGCATCCCGAACTCAGCCCTCTTCTTCAGCCACTGGGTGGGAAGCCAGGGGTGATCTGGCCACGACAACGAAACGAGGCCACGGGACGGTGGGGAGTCAACCTTGCCAAGCCTTGCCGACGAATCACTGGTGTCAGTCCCCATGGCCTCAGGCATCGAGCAGTAACCAAGCTCAGGGAGGCTGGCTTCAACGAGGCGGTGATCGGTCGGCTCCTTGGGCACACCCCCAACACGATCACAGGGGGCTACGGGTCGGTGCCCTGGGACAAGCTCGTTGAGGCGGTGGCGGTGCTCAGGTGA
- a CDS encoding aminotransferase class V-fold PLP-dependent enzyme, whose product MPALANKTYFNYGGQGPLPTPSLAAISASFATIQELGPFSDNVWPYVNRTVSGLRQRLAAWFGVAPERVAFTENVTSGCVLPLWGLPWEPGDELLVGDAEHYGVVAALEELARRHRLRITCLAVADLTGDAAATAAAVGERLEAALTPRTRLVVLSHLLWNTGQTMPIAAVAAGLAGHSRHPWLLVDAAQSLGSLPVAEAAAAADIYACTGHKWCCGPEGLGAVALSGRLLAESSPTLIGWRTLEHDGPGAGGYHRDARRFEVATSCTPLFAGLDSSLQLLEAEGDAHQRLAAIRERSRQLWEGLRQMPGLHTLLEVPPPAGLVSFTMADAKGTPLDPAAVVKQLGERGTWLRTLESPRCLRSCTHLVSTADEVERLLTQLAELSQLSAG is encoded by the coding sequence ATGCCCGCCCTGGCCAACAAGACCTACTTCAACTACGGCGGCCAGGGCCCCCTGCCCACCCCTTCGCTGGCGGCGATCAGCGCGTCGTTCGCCACCATCCAGGAACTGGGCCCCTTCAGCGACAACGTCTGGCCCTACGTGAACCGCACGGTCTCAGGGCTGCGGCAGCGGCTGGCGGCCTGGTTCGGCGTGGCCCCCGAGCGGGTGGCCTTCACCGAGAACGTCACCTCCGGGTGCGTGCTGCCCCTCTGGGGCCTGCCCTGGGAGCCGGGCGACGAGCTGCTCGTCGGCGATGCCGAGCATTACGGGGTGGTGGCCGCCCTTGAGGAACTGGCCAGGCGCCACCGGCTGCGCATCACCTGCCTGGCGGTGGCTGATCTCACCGGTGACGCCGCCGCCACCGCCGCGGCAGTGGGCGAACGGCTGGAGGCGGCCCTCACCCCCCGCACCCGGCTGGTGGTGCTCTCCCACCTGCTCTGGAACACCGGCCAGACGATGCCGATCGCGGCGGTGGCGGCCGGGCTGGCCGGCCATTCCCGCCACCCCTGGCTGCTGGTGGATGCGGCCCAGTCCCTGGGCAGCCTGCCGGTGGCCGAGGCGGCCGCCGCCGCCGACATCTATGCCTGCACCGGCCACAAGTGGTGCTGCGGACCGGAGGGCCTCGGGGCGGTGGCCCTCTCCGGACGCCTGCTGGCGGAAAGCAGCCCCACCCTCATCGGCTGGCGCACCCTGGAGCACGACGGACCAGGAGCCGGCGGGTACCACCGCGATGCCCGCCGCTTCGAGGTGGCCACCTCCTGCACCCCCCTGTTCGCCGGGCTGGACAGCTCCCTGCAGCTGCTGGAAGCAGAGGGCGATGCACACCAGCGGCTGGCGGCGATCCGGGAGCGCAGCCGCCAGCTTTGGGAAGGGTTGCGGCAGATGCCCGGTTTACACACCCTGTTGGAGGTACCCCCGCCGGCGGGACTGGTGAGCTTCACAATGGCGGATGCCAAAGGTACCCCCCTGGATCCGGCGGCTGTCGTCAAGCAGCTGGGGGAGCGGGGCACCTGGTTGCGAACCCTTGAATCCCCCCGCTGCCTGCGGTCCTGCACCCACCTGGTCAGCACGGCGGACGAGGTGGAGCGGCTTCTGACTCAGCTGGCTGAGCTGAGTCAGCTTTCGGCGGGCTGA
- the aqpZ gene encoding aquaporin Z — MSKRFLAELIGTFWLVLGGCGSAVLAAVFPYDSAAANPLGLGFLGVSLAFGLTLLTAVYAIGHISGCHINPAVSFGLWAGGKFPSPGLLPYIVAQVLGGVIAGGVIMLVASGRPGFELGGSNPLATNGFGVHSPGGYGLFSALVIEVILTFIFLLVILGATHKQELDAIAGVPIGLSLTLIHLISIPVTNTSVNPARSTGVALWVGGEAIGQLWLFWLAPILGALLAGWFYRAFFQPAES, encoded by the coding sequence ATGTCCAAGAGGTTCCTGGCGGAACTGATCGGCACCTTCTGGCTGGTGCTCGGGGGGTGCGGCAGCGCCGTGCTGGCGGCTGTCTTCCCCTACGACAGCGCGGCAGCCAATCCCCTGGGCCTGGGTTTCCTGGGGGTCTCCCTGGCCTTCGGTCTTACCCTGCTCACGGCGGTCTATGCCATCGGCCATATCTCCGGCTGCCACATCAATCCGGCGGTCAGCTTCGGCCTCTGGGCCGGCGGCAAGTTCCCCAGCCCCGGTCTGCTTCCCTACATCGTTGCCCAGGTGCTGGGTGGGGTCATCGCCGGCGGCGTGATCATGCTGGTGGCGAGCGGCCGACCCGGCTTTGAGCTGGGAGGCAGCAATCCTCTGGCCACCAATGGCTTTGGCGTGCATTCGCCAGGAGGCTACGGCCTGTTTTCGGCTCTTGTGATCGAGGTGATCCTGACCTTCATCTTCCTGCTGGTGATCCTGGGAGCCACCCATAAGCAGGAGCTCGACGCTATTGCCGGTGTGCCGATCGGCCTGTCCCTCACCCTGATCCACCTGATCAGCATCCCGGTCACCAACACCTCGGTGAACCCGGCCCGCAGCACGGGCGTGGCCCTGTGGGTGGGTGGCGAGGCCATCGGTCAGCTGTGGCTGTTCTGGTTGGCTCCGATCCTGGGTGCCCTGCTGGCCGGCTGGTTCTACCGGGCCTTCTTTCAGCCCGCCGAAAGCTGA
- a CDS encoding UDP-N-acetylmuramoyl-L-alanyl-D-glutamate--2,6-diaminopimelate ligase codes for MSPLLQPLLRQVGLPPLPDPTGALAQVAVSGVSCDSRRVGPGTLFVGLPGTAVDGGSFWPEVLAAGAVAAVIGPAAAAARPPAPGEPVLVVEPPLALWAGRLAAEFWGQPSGRLALIGVTGTNGKTTTTYLIEHLAAAAGRPAALFGTLQNRWPGHSATATHTTAFADLLQADLAQAASAGSAIAAMEVSSHALDQQRVAGCRFAGAVFTNLTQDHLDYHPSMQAYFEAKARLFAPELLGGGAVVNVDDPWGARLAERLAAAGQAAGAGPCWRCSLEDPSVELHISDLVMGAEGVSGRLHSPSGDGLFRSPLVGRFNLMNLLEAVGALLQQGLPLAQLLEGLASFRGVPGRMERVSGPAGVPLPSVLVDYAHTPDGLENALAACRPFTDGRLICVFGCGGDRDRTKRPQMAAIAARLADAVVVTSDNPRTEDPQRILDDVVAGIPSGTDLVVEGDRAAAIAAAIAAAAPQDLVLIAGKGHEDYQILGTTKVHFDDREQATQALRARAV; via the coding sequence ATGTCACCGCTGCTTCAGCCGCTCCTGCGTCAGGTGGGCCTGCCGCCGCTCCCCGACCCCACCGGTGCCCTGGCCCAGGTGGCGGTCAGCGGTGTCAGCTGCGATTCACGCCGCGTCGGCCCCGGCACCCTGTTCGTGGGCCTGCCCGGCACGGCGGTGGATGGCGGCAGCTTCTGGCCCGAGGTGCTGGCCGCCGGTGCGGTGGCGGCGGTGATCGGACCGGCGGCGGCCGCGGCCCGGCCTCCGGCCCCCGGCGAACCGGTGCTGGTGGTGGAGCCGCCCCTGGCCCTGTGGGCCGGCCGGCTGGCGGCGGAGTTCTGGGGCCAGCCGAGCGGGCGCCTGGCGCTGATCGGCGTCACCGGCACCAACGGCAAGACCACCACCACCTACCTGATCGAGCACCTGGCCGCAGCGGCTGGCCGGCCGGCAGCCCTGTTCGGCACCCTGCAGAACCGCTGGCCGGGACACAGCGCCACAGCGACCCACACCACCGCCTTCGCCGATCTGCTGCAGGCCGATCTGGCCCAGGCGGCGTCAGCCGGCAGCGCCATCGCCGCGATGGAAGTGAGCTCCCACGCCCTCGACCAGCAGCGGGTGGCCGGCTGCCGCTTCGCCGGCGCGGTGTTCACCAACCTCACCCAGGACCACCTCGACTACCACCCTTCGATGCAGGCCTACTTCGAGGCCAAGGCGCGGCTGTTCGCCCCGGAGCTGCTCGGCGGCGGCGCCGTGGTGAATGTGGACGACCCCTGGGGGGCCCGTCTGGCCGAGCGGCTCGCCGCGGCCGGCCAGGCGGCCGGCGCCGGCCCCTGCTGGCGCTGCTCCCTGGAGGATCCGTCGGTGGAGCTGCACATCAGCGATCTGGTGATGGGTGCTGAAGGGGTGAGCGGCCGGCTGCACAGCCCGTCAGGCGATGGGCTGTTCCGCTCGCCTTTGGTGGGTCGTTTCAATCTGATGAACCTGCTGGAGGCGGTGGGGGCCCTGCTGCAGCAGGGCCTGCCCCTGGCCCAACTGCTGGAGGGTCTGGCCAGCTTCCGTGGCGTGCCAGGACGCATGGAGCGGGTCAGCGGGCCAGCGGGGGTTCCCCTGCCGTCGGTGCTGGTGGATTACGCCCACACGCCTGACGGCCTCGAGAACGCACTGGCCGCCTGCCGGCCCTTCACCGATGGCCGGTTGATCTGTGTGTTCGGCTGCGGCGGCGATCGCGACCGCACCAAACGGCCCCAGATGGCCGCCATTGCCGCCCGCCTGGCCGACGCGGTGGTGGTGACCTCCGACAACCCCCGCACCGAGGATCCGCAGCGGATCCTCGATGACGTGGTGGCCGGGATTCCCAGCGGCACCGACCTGGTGGTGGAGGGCGACCGGGCCGCCGCCATCGCCGCTGCCATCGCCGCCGCGGCGCCGCAGGACCTGGTGCTGATCGCCGGCAAGGGCCATGAGGATTACCAGATCCTCGGCACCACCAAGGTGCATTTCGATGACCGGGAACAGGCGACGCAAGCCCTGAGGGCGCGCGCCGTCTGA
- a CDS encoding glutaredoxin family protein — protein sequence MQELLLFSRQGCCLCEGLEEKLGALDPPQPLQVIDVDTDPALQGRYGLAVPVLAVAAAADGPLRELPRVSPRLAGAQLQAWLIKQGVR from the coding sequence ATGCAGGAACTGCTGCTGTTCTCCCGCCAGGGCTGCTGCCTGTGCGAAGGCCTCGAGGAGAAGCTGGGGGCCCTGGATCCCCCCCAGCCCCTGCAGGTGATCGACGTGGACACCGATCCTGCCCTGCAGGGGCGCTATGGGCTGGCCGTGCCCGTGCTGGCGGTGGCGGCCGCTGCCGACGGCCCCCTGCGGGAGCTTCCCAGGGTGTCCCCACGGTTGGCGGGAGCCCAGCTGCAGGCCTGGCTGATCAAGCAGGGCGTGCGCTGA
- the yidD gene encoding membrane protein insertion efficiency factor YidD — protein sequence MLEEPAGLRVLRQRPTLGGDGPGLLQGALPAAPASPLSAAVAAVLLALIGAYRRWISPLLGPRCRFIPSCSAYGLEAISRHGPWRGGWLTVKRVCRCHPFTPCGCDPVPD from the coding sequence ATGCTGGAAGAACCCGCAGGCCTGCGCGTGCTGCGCCAACGACCCACCCTAGGCGGCGACGGTCCCGGCCTCCTCCAGGGCGCCCTGCCGGCCGCCCCGGCCTCCCCCCTCTCCGCCGCCGTGGCGGCCGTGTTGCTGGCCCTGATCGGCGCCTACCGCCGCTGGATCTCCCCCCTGCTGGGTCCCCGCTGCCGCTTCATTCCCAGCTGCAGCGCCTATGGGCTGGAGGCGATCAGTCGCCACGGACCCTGGCGCGGCGGCTGGCTGACCGTGAAGCGCGTCTGCCGCTGCCACCCCTTCACCCCCTGCGGCTGCGATCCGGTTCCGGACTGA
- the rpsD gene encoding 30S ribosomal protein S4, which translates to MSRYRGPRLRITRRLGDLPGLTRKAAKRSYPPGQHGQARRKRSEYAIRLEEKQKLRFNYGISERQLVRYVKKARAQEGSTGTNLLKLLENRLDNVCFRLGLGPTVPGARQLVNHGHVTVNGRVVDIPSYQCKAGDVVAIRERKCSKALAEANLAFPGLANIPPHLEFDKAKMTAKVGGRIEREWVALEINELLVVEFYSRKV; encoded by the coding sequence ATGTCTCGCTACCGCGGCCCTCGCCTGAGGATCACGCGGCGCTTGGGGGACCTTCCCGGTCTCACCCGTAAGGCCGCCAAACGGTCTTATCCCCCCGGTCAGCACGGCCAAGCCCGTCGCAAGCGCTCCGAATACGCGATCCGTCTCGAAGAAAAGCAGAAACTGCGTTTCAACTACGGCATTTCCGAACGTCAGCTGGTGCGCTACGTGAAGAAAGCCCGTGCCCAGGAGGGTTCCACCGGAACCAACCTGCTCAAGCTGCTCGAGAACCGCCTCGACAACGTCTGTTTCCGCCTCGGCCTCGGCCCCACCGTTCCCGGCGCCCGCCAGCTGGTGAACCATGGCCACGTCACCGTGAACGGCCGCGTGGTGGACATCCCCAGCTACCAGTGCAAGGCCGGCGACGTGGTCGCCATCCGTGAGCGCAAGTGCAGCAAGGCCCTCGCCGAAGCCAACCTGGCCTTCCCGGGCCTGGCCAACATCCCGCCCCACCTCGAGTTCGACAAGGCCAAGATGACCGCCAAGGTGGGCGGCCGCATCGAGCGCGAATGGGTTGCTCTCGAGATCAACGAACTGCTGGTGGTGGAGTTCTACAGCCGCAAGGTCTGA
- a CDS encoding class I SAM-dependent methyltransferase yields MSGSFTDHFGSVSGAYAHYRPTYPAPLFAWLAGVAPARRRAWDCATGTGQAAIALAAHFDAVVATDASAGQLAAARPHPGVDYRQAPAEGSGLEADSMDLATVAQALHWFDRPRFFAEVERVLRPGGVLAVWSYGIPQLEGEAANAQLQHFYADIVGPYWPAEKVLVENGYRDLDLPFETLPTPAFAMEADWTLEQVLGYCSSWSASSRYRAALGSDPIDQLRPALAAVWGESQKQRRLHWPLTLKASRWATGRSVLS; encoded by the coding sequence ATGAGCGGCAGCTTCACCGACCATTTCGGCTCCGTTTCCGGGGCCTACGCCCACTACCGGCCCACCTATCCGGCGCCCCTGTTCGCCTGGCTGGCCGGGGTGGCCCCCGCCCGCCGGCGGGCCTGGGACTGCGCCACCGGAACAGGCCAGGCCGCCATCGCCCTGGCCGCCCATTTCGACGCGGTGGTGGCCACCGATGCCAGCGCCGGCCAGCTCGCCGCCGCCCGTCCCCATCCCGGCGTGGACTACCGGCAGGCGCCGGCGGAGGGCTCCGGCCTCGAAGCCGACAGTATGGATCTGGCCACGGTGGCCCAGGCGCTGCACTGGTTCGATCGGCCCCGGTTCTTCGCCGAGGTGGAGCGGGTGCTGCGCCCCGGCGGCGTGCTGGCGGTCTGGAGCTACGGCATCCCCCAGCTGGAGGGGGAAGCGGCCAACGCCCAGCTGCAGCACTTTTACGCCGACATCGTCGGGCCCTACTGGCCCGCCGAGAAGGTCCTGGTGGAGAACGGCTACCGCGACCTCGACCTGCCCTTCGAGACCCTGCCGACCCCGGCGTTCGCCATGGAAGCCGACTGGACCCTGGAGCAGGTGCTCGGTTACTGCTCCAGCTGGTCAGCCAGCAGCCGCTATCGCGCGGCCCTGGGGAGCGACCCGATCGACCAGCTCCGCCCGGCCCTGGCGGCCGTCTGGGGGGAGAGCCAGAAACAGCGGCGCCTCCACTGGCCGCTGACCCTCAAGGCGTCGCGGTGGGCCACGGGACGATCGGTCCTGAGCTGA
- a CDS encoding TetR/AcrR family transcriptional regulator, translated as MAFVLAPSGRQLSEEKAAAILAGAMHEFLAQGYAATSMDRVARAAGVSKATVYSHYADKESLFQALTCHMIERRFALLFGGDQAEPLPADPRQAMHTLARRMLEVHRTQPEFLAFLRLLIGESDRFPALAQGFMTQIHQNSFLAITELVSGCEGRRRADPTLLAMVFLGSLIHVVMCQDMLHGKEVMPLDREAFATGLVELLCPDPAVVPDPGAGSRP; from the coding sequence ATGGCTTTCGTTTTGGCTCCTTCCGGTCGGCAGCTCTCAGAGGAAAAGGCCGCAGCGATCCTGGCCGGCGCCATGCATGAGTTCCTGGCCCAGGGCTACGCCGCCACGAGCATGGACCGGGTCGCCCGCGCCGCCGGTGTCTCCAAGGCCACCGTTTACAGCCATTACGCCGACAAGGAATCCCTCTTCCAGGCCCTCACCTGCCACATGATCGAGCGACGATTCGCCCTGCTCTTCGGCGGTGACCAGGCCGAACCCCTGCCAGCCGATCCTCGCCAGGCCATGCACACTCTGGCCCGGCGCATGCTGGAGGTGCATCGCACCCAGCCGGAATTCCTGGCCTTCCTACGCCTGCTCATCGGTGAGTCGGATCGCTTCCCCGCCCTCGCCCAGGGGTTCATGACCCAGATCCATCAGAACAGCTTCCTGGCCATCACCGAACTGGTGAGCGGCTGCGAGGGGCGCCGGCGGGCGGATCCCACCCTCCTGGCCATGGTGTTTCTCGGTTCCCTCATTCATGTGGTCATGTGCCAGGACATGCTCCACGGCAAGGAGGTCATGCCCCTGGATCGGGAGGCCTTCGCCACGGGCCTGGTGGAACTGCTCTGCCCGGATCCGGCGGTGGTCCCAGACCCCGGTGCCGGGTCCCGCCCCTGA